In Quercus robur chromosome 11, dhQueRobu3.1, whole genome shotgun sequence, the following proteins share a genomic window:
- the LOC126705807 gene encoding methyl jasmonate esterase 1-like, which yields MELSKTYFMLISIFIMLSSLGIESTKEEPPRTGKHFVLIHGACLGAWSWYKLETLLKSSGHNVTALDLGASGINPLQANDLQSSSDYFKPLRDFMEALPFHERVILVGHSYGGYAISQAMEYFPSKISVAVFATAFMPGLTLNYSTLNQMRLNQHGPQLDNHFTYDQGPNNPPTTFIFGPLYSASKLFPLSPIEDLTLATLLLRPLRLFSDKDLSKQLMLSTKKYGSVKRVYIIVEKDKVIKRDFQLWMIERNPPNDVVEIKGSDHMVMMSKTRELWSRLQGIVEKHS from the exons ATGGAGCTGAGCAAGACGTATTTCATGCTAATTTCTATCTTTATCATGCTTTCATCTCTTGGAATTGAGTCTACTAAGGAGGAGCCACCAAGAACTGGCAAGCACTTTGTGCTAATTCATGGAGCATGCCTTGGAGCTTGGTCTTGGTACAAGCTTGAGACACTGCTAAAATCTTCAGGGCACAATGTCACTGCACTAGACTTAGGCGCTTCTGGAATCAACCCACTGCAGGCAAATGATCTCCAATCAAGTTCTGACTATTTCAAGCCTTTGAGGGACTTCATGGAAGCTCTTCCTTTTCATGAAAGAGTAATCCTTGTTGGTCATAGCTATGGTGGGTATGCAATTTCTCAAGCCATGGAATATTTTCCAAGTAAGATTTCTGTAGCTGTTTTTGCCACTGCCTTCATGCCTGGGCTGACCCTCAACTATTCTACCCTCAATCAAATG AGACTGAACCAACACGGCCCTCAGCTTGACAATCACTTTACATATGACCAAGGCCCAAACAACCCTCCAACTACTTTCATCTTTGGGCCCTTGTACTCGGCATCAAAATTGTTCCCGCTTAGTCCAATTGAG GATTTGACACTGGCTACCTTGTTGTTGAGACCATTACGTTTGTTTAGTGACAAAGACCTGTCAAAGCAGCTAATGCTGTCTACTAAGAAGTATGGGTCAGTTAAAAGGGTTTACATCATAGTTGAAAAAGATAAGGTGATAAAGAGAGATTTTCAATTGTGGATGATTGAGAGAAATCCACCCAATGATGTGGTGGAGATCAAAGGATCAGATCACATGGTCATGATGTCTAAGACAAGAGAGCTTTGGTCTCGTCTCCAAGGCATTGTTGAGAAACATTCTTAA
- the LOC126707091 gene encoding uncharacterized protein LOC126707091: protein MLFQRLEMCIELIRLSVRFVIIVAEAVGVVIQQNGPPQLTFTYPGYGTATPFVGFMP from the coding sequence ATGCTTTTCCAGAGGCTAGAGATGTGCATAGAACTCATAAGACTGTCTGTAAGGTTCGTCATCATTGTAGCCGAAGCAGTTGGCGTGGTCATCCAGCAGAACGGTCCTCCTCAGCTAACATTTACATACCCTGGTTATGGAACTGCTACTccttttgtaggctttatgcCATAG